From Plectropomus leopardus isolate mb chromosome 17, YSFRI_Pleo_2.0, whole genome shotgun sequence, a single genomic window includes:
- the napsa gene encoding napsin-A, whose protein sequence is MTTRLGMFYIIGALLITQSAAIFRVPLHKTRSLRRLMSDNGLSLEELRALARSTGAPDSSPSPKVPVERLTNFMDAQYFGMISIGTPPQDFTVLFDTGSSNLWVPSIHCAFLDLACWLHRRYNSKKSSTFIKNGTEFSIQYGRGSLSGFISEDTVSVAGLPIPGQQFGEAVKQPGITFAVARFDGVLGMAYPSISVANVTPVFDTAMAAKLLPQNIFSFYISRDPKAAVGGELVLGGTDPQYYTGDLHYVNVTRKAYWQIEMSGVGVGNQLTLCKAGCQAIVDTGTSLIVGPVQEVRALQKAIGALPLLMGEYWIDCNRIPSLPVISFNIGGKMFNLTGEDYVVKESQMGYSICLSGFIAMDIPPPAGPLWILGDVFIRRYYTVFDRNADRVGFAPAK, encoded by the exons ATGACGACGCGGTTGGGGATGTTTTATATAATCGGGGCGCTGCTGATAACACAAAGCGCCGCAATCTTCAG AGTCCCCCTCCATAAAACCAGGAGCCTCCGCCGCCTCATGAGCGATAACGGTTTGTCTCTGGAGGAGCTTCGGGCTTTGGCGAGGAGCACCGGAGCACCGGACAGCTCTCCTTCCCCCAAAGTGCCCGTAGAGAGGCTGACCAACTTCATGGAT gctCAGTACTTCGGGATGATCAGCATTGGCACGCCTCCGCAGGACTTCACTGTGCTGTTTGACACCGGCTCCTCCAACCTGTGGGTGCCCTCCATCCACTGCGCCTTCCTCGATTTGGCCTGCT GGCTTCATCGGCGTTACAACTCGAAGAAGTCGAGCACATTTATTAAGAACGGCACCGAGTTCTCCATCCAGTACGGCAGAGGCAGCCTGTCCGGCTTCATCAGCGAAGACACCGTCTCT GTTGCAGGTCTGCCTATTCCTGGCCAGCAGTTTGGCGAGGCGGTGAAGCAGCCTGGCATCACATTCGCAGTGGCGCGGTTCGATGGGGTGTTGGGCATGGCCTACCCCTCCATATCTGTAGCTAATGTCACCCCAGTGTTTGACACGGCCATGGCTGCCAAGCTGCTGCCCCagaacattttctctttctaCATCAGCAG AGACCCAAAAGCAGCAGTAGGAGGAGAGCTGGTGCTGGGTGGGACAGACCCTCAGTACTACACCGGAGACCTGCACTATGTCAATGTCACACGAAAGGCCTACTGGCAGATCGAGATGAGCGG AGTTGGAGTCGGCAACCAGCTGACTCTCTGCAAAGCCGGTTGCCAGGCTATCGTCGACACGGGGACGTCCCTGATCGTAGGTCCTGTGCAGGAAGTCAGGGCGCTGCAAAAAGCCATCGGAGCTCTGCCCCTGCTGATGGGAGAG TACTGGATCGACTGTAACAGGATCCCCTCTCTGCCCGTCATCTCCTTCAACATCGGCGGGAAGATGTTTAACCTGACTGGAGAGGATTATGTCGTGAAG GAGTCTCAGATGGGTTATTCGATCTGTCTCTCGGGCTTTATCGCCATGGACATCCCGCCTCCCGCAGGGCCCCTGTGGATCCTGGGAGATGTATTCATCAGGAGGTACTACACCGTGTTTGACAGGAACGCAGACCGTGTTGGGTTTGCACCCGCCAAGTAG
- the atf4b gene encoding activating transcription factor 4b, producing MTMTMTSSQFGLEDMEALLWGPFSPMADAMSLLSSRPDQEDQQEGGGASLEGDTSPVSPLTSSSLSSSSSPPPFYSPPPSPPAVLLQGDKAGTDLLSLPWLGQPDHLRQAVSDDGKEELFGDLDWMAEKVDLSELDIESLIGCDPAEDGPSSPEDLLASLDCSMELDSLPVPAFSTPVLSGPSSASPHVPPAPAVCPDPPVIEVDEPESCVDEQDVPCVQMCVPEPEQELEIKSEPASPGPSSPAVDSPSSPAYTLDLGSEVDVSESEVKPVVASVVSPVPRIVLSLSPTRIVLVLAPKDEIGITTTTVTTTPQIVRSSPPPKSSRSRPYPEPAFKPSPPSPSATSVKVKLPRGADRDERVSLKAPKIKKLKKMEQNKTAATRYRQKKKAEQESLLEEHTRLERRNMELKEKAESMAREIEYLKELMEEVRHARTKKGLSGDL from the exons ATGACCATGACGATGACAAGCTCACAGTTTGGCCTGGAAGACATGGAGGCCCTTCTCTGGGGACCTTTCTCTCCCATGGCTGACGCCATGAGCCTCCTTTCTTCACGCCCTGACCAAGAAGACcaacaggaaggaggaggggcTTCGTTGGAGGGGGACACTTCGCCTGTGTCACCCCTCACCTCCTCATCgctgtcctcttcctcctctcctcctcccttctactctcctcctccctcgccGCCGGCCGTCCTCCTCCAGGGGGACAAAGCTGGGACGGACCTGCTCTCCCTCCCCTGGTTGGGCCAACCTGATCATCTGAGACAGGCTGTCTCAGATGATGGCAAAG AGGAATTGTTTGGTGACCTGGACTGGATGGCTGAGAAGGTGGATCTGAGCGAGTTGGACATTGagtctctgattggctgcgaTCCTGCTGAAGACGGCCCCAGCTCTCCAGAAGACCTCCTCGCCTCCCTGGATTGCTCCATGGAGCTGGACTCCCTCCCGGTGCCCGCTTTCTCCACTCCTGTGCTCTCCGGTCCCTCCTCTGCTTCTCCACATGTCCCCCCCGCTCCCGCCGTCTGTCCAGATCCTCCTGTCATTGAAGTGGATGAGCCTGAGTCCTGCGTGGACGAACAGGATGTCCCCTGTGTCCAGATGTGCGTCCCCGAACCGGAACAGGAGCTGGAAATCAAATCTGAGCCCGCCTCTCCAGGCCCGTCCTCCCCCGCGGTCGATTCCCCCTCCTCCCCAGCCTACACCCTGGACCTCGGCAGCGAAGTGGACGTCTCAGAGAGCGAGGTGAAGCCGGTGGTAGCTTCAGTCGTGTCCCCGGTCCCGAGGATTGTGCTGTCCCTCTCGCCGACCCGCATCGTCCTCGTGCTGGCTCCTAAAGATGAAATCGGGATCACCACCACCACTGTAACCACTACACCACAGATTGTCCGTTCCTCCCCTCCACCAAAATCCTCCAGAAGCAGACCATACCCCGAGCCCGCGTTTAAACCCAGTCCACCATCTCCCAGTGCCACCAGTGTCAAAGTCAAGCTCCCACGTGGCGCAGACAGAGACGAGAGGGTGTCTTTGAAGGCACCGAAGATCAAAAAACTGAAGAAGATGGAGCAGAACAAGACGGCCGCCACGCGTTACAGGCAGAAGAAGAAAGCCGAGCAGGAGTCACTCCTGGAAGAGCACACGCGGCTGGAGAGGAGGAACATGGAGCTGAAGGAGAAGGCCGAGTCCATGGCGAGGGAGATCGAGTACCTCAAAGAGCTGATGGAGGAAGTCCGCCATGCCAGGACCAAAAAAGGTCTCAGTGGTGACCTCTAG
- the LOC121956746 gene encoding uncharacterized protein LOC121956746 — protein MTPPKPPRTKYATLPTITSSYEVPQPTYEDPDAPTPVVTVETQPEVKVKPVPRPRSKIQPKSQSNNNNNNTADSADTTSNTADAESGYPADYKTPRPVRPPPRPPLCKSLTLPKSSEAVDEGSHYVTSISEPTPAAVSPETIQTPPPKRPQRPPPPSIYYDSPHSAVRLKSESYSDGSQSSRSSYSDSMRQSPVPAAVSEEEEVNLFGTYSTTVTERPAVPPRLWQSSLPRTPPESRPPPPSFTPPPPPPSESQSVYSEIEHRPYLDVLPEEDDNITLGRPTLSFQTGSYSSHQQNAEDTEDIIGMLRWLKKVSKSDLMVPPVYGLSIEEEIRSFNQRAMTVKKALRLYNLLMIKRNEGLRNIIIEFNSISDHLDKMKKKTKTMDIAGGTTGAVGGVTAVLGIALAPVTFGTSLIATAVGAGMVASAGGMGAHTAKVKKNVVNRMTVEKLVYDYKGDVVDLEHCLSFILSGMNELRRHDIARIQRAGGQPDAVRIAHLSQSVFRTTTNNDRRSSVAHTAGMSSERLLMAFVKEMDQYFSEKDDLKLKKSNKSKFSGRVRLLAKNLQDELDQMNLMWEMFG, from the exons ATGACG CCTCCCAAACCCCCCAGGACGAAGTACGCCACGCTGCCCACCATCACCAGCTCCTATGAAGTCCCTCAGCCAACCTACGAAGACCCGGACGCACCCACG ccTGTTGTCACAGTCGAAACCCAGCCTGAGGTTAAAGTCAAGCCTGTACCTCGTCCCAGGTCTAAAATACAACCAAAGTCCCagagtaacaacaacaacaacaacactgctgACTCTGCAGACACAACCAGCAACACAGCCGATGCAGAG AGTGGATATCCTGCTGACTATAAGACGCCTCGCCCCGTCCGTCCTCCTCCCAGACCACCACTGTGCAAAAGCTTGACGTTACCTAAATCCTCAGAGGCAGTCGATGAAGGCAGTCACTACGTAACTTCAATTTCTGAGCCAACG CCTGCAGCTGTCAGTCCTGAGACAATACAAACTCCCCCTCCAAAGCGGCCTCAacgccctcctcctccctccatctacTACGATTCACCACATTCTGCAGTCAGGTTAAAATCTGAG agTTACAGTGATGGGAGTCAGTCATCCAGGAGTTCCTACAGTGACTCTATGAGACAATCTCCCGTCCCAGCAGCTGTctctgaagaggaggaggtcaACCTGTTTGGGACTTACAGCACAACG GTCACAGAAAGACCTGCAGTTCCACCTCGACTCTGGCAGTCCTCCCTCCCCCGCACGCCTCCAGAG AGCAGACCACCGCCACCGTCATtcacccctccacctccacctccgtCAGAGTCACAGTCAGTGTACAGTGAGATAGAGCACCGTCCCTACCTCGACGTTCTGCCGGAGGAagatgataacatt ACACTCGGGAGACCAACACTCAGCTTCCAGACTGGCAGCTACTCTTCTCATCAGCAAAACGCAGAAGACACCGAA GACATCATCGGGATGTTGAGGTGGCTGAAAAAAGTGTCAA AATCTGATTTAATGGTTCCTCCTGTATACGGCCTCAGTATCGAGGAGGAAATCAG GTCATTCAATCAGAGAGCCATGACTGTGAAAAAGGCCCTGCGTCTCTACAACCTCCTCATGATAAAACGCAACGAAGGCCTGCGAAACATCATCATCGAGTTCAACTCCATCTCCGACCACCTGGacaagatgaagaagaagaccAAAACCATGGACATCGCTGGGGGCACTACGGGTGCTGTCGGAGGCGTGACTGCAGTCTTGGGTATCGCCCTGGCTCCTGTGACATTTGGTACCTCGCTGATTGCGACAGCTGTTGGTGCCGGTATGGTGGCGTCTGCCGGGGGTATGGGTGCACACACTGCCAAGGTCAAGAAGAACGTTGTGAACAGGATGACGGTTGAGAAACTCGTCTACGACTATAAGGGAGATGTTGTTGACCTGGAGCATTGTCTGAGTTTCATCCTGTCTGGGATGAACGAGCTGCGGAGGCACGACATTGCCAGGATACAGAGGGCCGGAGGTCAGCCTGACGCAGTGAGGATAGCTCATCTGTCACAGTCTGTGTTTCGGACGACCACGAACAATGACAGGAGGAGTTCTGTCGCGCACACGGCTGGGATGTCATCAGAGCGACTGCTTATGGCTTTTGTAAAAGAAATGGATCAGTATTTTTCAGAAAAGGATGATCTAAAGTTGAAGAAGTCCAATAAGAGCAAGTTTTCTGGTCGAGTTCGTCTGCTGGCTAAAAATCTGCAGGATGAACTCGATCAAATGAATCTCATGTGGGAAATGTTTGGCTGA